TAGGTCAGCTCACAAGTTTTCCAAAGGTTTTAGGTATAGCTGCTGCTATACTGCTGTTTTTGAGTTTTATACCGGGGCTGCCTTTTCTGCCTTTCTTTATTCTGGCAGTGGCTTGTACTGTAGGAGCTTATCTATTATATAAGGAAGAAAAAGCTCAGATTATTATGCAGGAAGAAAACATCAATATGGAAATGGCAGAACAGGAAAATAAAGAACCGGAAAATGTAATGAATTTGATTTCTGTAGAACCTATGGAAATAGAAATAGGCTATGGTTTAATACCCCTGGCAGATGAGGCCTCTGGAGGAGACCTTCTTCAGAGAATTGCCTCTGTAAGAAGGCAGTGTGCCATAGAAATGGGAATTGTAGTGCAGCCTATAAGAATAAGGGACAATCTTCAGCTTAAGACTAATGAATATGTAGTAAAAATAAGGGGAACTGTGGTGGCAAAGGGTGAACTTATGCCTAGTATGCTTTTATCCATGGATCCTACTGGTGAAGGTGGAGATATTCCAGGTATAAAGACCATTGAGCCAACCTTTGGTCTACCAGCAGTATGGATTAATAAAGATCAAAGAGAAGATATGGAAATTAAAGGGTTTACAGTGGTAGATCCTACTACAGTTATGGTAACACATTTGACAGAAACTATAAAATCACATTCATATGAATTACTTGGAAGACAAGAGGTTAAAGCTATAATTGATTCTATGAAGGAAAGATATAGTGCTGTAGTGGAAGAACTTATACCAGATCTTATGACCATTGGTGAACTTCAAAAAGTACTTCAGAATCTTCTTAAAGAAAAGGTTCCTATTAAGGATATGGTAACTATCCTTGAAAGTCTTGCAGATAACTCAAGAAATTCTAAGGATCTGGAGTTATTAACAGAATATGTTAGAATTGCTCTTGGAAGAACTATATGCAATCCATTGATAGATGATAATAACAGGATAACAGTGGCTACTTTTGCACCTGAGGTTGAAAATGTCATAGCAAATAATATACAAAAATCCATGCAGGGCTCTTTCCCTGCAGTGGATCCAGATACTACTTCAAGAATTCTTGATTCTATAAAGAATGTACTTAATACCATATATTTTCCCGAAAATCAGCCGGCTATATTGGTATCCCCAAAGATAAGACCAGCGGTGAGAAAACTTATAGAAATGGTATTCCCAAATATTACTGTTTTATCTTTAAATGAAGTACCTAATGAAATTGAAATAAGAACTGAAGGAGTTGTCAGTTTATAATGATTATAAAAAAATACGTTGTAAGCACCATGAATGAAGCTGTCACAAAGATAAGACATGAACTGGGAAAGGATGCAGTAATAATAAGTCAGCGAAAGATGAGAAAAAAGGGCTTTACAGGACTATTTTCAAAGAAAGTTATAGAAGTTACTGCAGCAGTAGAAGAGATAAATAAATCTAAAAAAAACACTAAAAATAGAGTAGAAGTTAAGAAGGATTCCGTTAAAGACAGTTTAGAAGCCATAAAAAAGGCCGTGGAAATTCAAAGAGATAACAAAGAAGTAGTATTACAGCAAAAAAATGTAGAGGAATCTATTGATAAGAATATTAAAAGAGATTTTAACATTATAAAAAGTGAAGATAATTTACTTCGTGAAATTAAGGATATGAAAAATATATTAAATGATATTATGGATAGTAAAAATGTCAGCTTAAAAAATGGAAGTCCTATTTATAAAACTTTGAGAGATTATGATTTAAAAGAAGAGATAATAGAAGAAATTATAAGTAGAATGAAGCTGGAAAGTGATGATTTAGATGAAAAAGAAAAGTTAAAAAAGGTTTTAGTTTCTATGATTTCTGTAACTGAAACTAAAGAACAGGGGGTTATTGTATTAATAGGGCCCACTGGAGTGGGAAAGACAACCACTATTGCAAAACTTGCAGGGAAATTTGCACTTATTGAAAAGAAGACGGTAGGATTAATAACTGTGGATACCTACAGAATAGGAGCAGTGGAACAGCTTAAGACCTATGCAGATATTATGGATATACCCTTTAAAGTAGTATTTTCCATAAAGGACATGGAAAGTGCAGTGGAGGCTATGCAGAATTGTGATGTAATACTAGTAGACACTACTGGCAGAAGCAGTAAAAACAAAATGCAGATTTCTGAATTAAGAGCTTTTATAGATAAAACTCATTCTGAAAATTTACATCTGGTAATAAGCTGCACTACAAAGAATAGTGATATTAAGTCTATAGTTGAGGGCTATAGAGTTTTGAATTATAATAATGTTATAATAACAAAATTAGATGAAACTACTACTTATGGTTCTATATTGAATATACTTAAAGAAGCGAAAAAACCTTTGAGTTATGTATCAATTGGACAAAATGTCCCAGATGATATTACAACGTTAACCACAGAGGAACTGGTAAATCTTATTACAGGAGTGGAAAGTATATGTTAGATCAAGCTCAGCGCTTAAGACAGATGGCTGCAAAAGAGGGTAATATGAATAAATCTCAAACAGCACCTAAAATAATTACAGTTACTTCTGGTAAAGGAGGAGTAGGTAAAAGTAATTTTGTAGTAAATCTTTCCATAACTCTTCAGAAAATGGGAAAAAAAGTTCTCATTTTTGATGCAGATGTAGGTATGGGGAACGATGATGTACTGATGGGATTTTTGCCTAAATACAATGTATTTGATGTTATATTCAACAATAAAAATATAGAGGACGTAATTATAGAAGGCCCTTTTGGAGTAAAACTTCTGCCGGGAGGATCTGGTGTAGCAAGAATAAATGAGATTACCAATACTCAAAGAAATAATTTTTTGAATAAATTATCACAATTAGAAAATTTGGATTATATTATAATGGATACTGGTGCAGGAATAAGCAGAAGTGTATTGGGGTTTGTATCCTGCTGTGATGAGCTTTTTCTCATAATAACCCCAGAACCAACTTCCCTCATGGATTCTTATAGCCTTTTAAAAGCCGTAGTACATTTTAAAATAAAGGATCAGATAAAGATAATTGTCAATAGAACCTATGACAGTGAAGAAGCAGAAGAAACTTATAATAAATTTGCAAATGCAGTAAATAATTTCTTGAAGATTCATATTTCCTATATGGGAAATATATCTGAAGATAGGAAATTGGTTTCAGCAGTGAGAAATCAAGAACCTTTTGTAATTGGAAGCCCTAATTCTTCCGCTTCTCAGGACTTGCTGAAAATAGCAAATAAAATTTTAGGTGATTCTGAAGGATATTATAAATCTAATGAAGCAGGTATACAGGGATTATTTAAAAAGATATTTAATATATTTTCATAAGGAGCTATAATTATGGATAGTAGTAATATTAACTTTAATATGAATTCAAAATGTGAAGTTTTTATAGAGGAGGACAGCAGTGTATATAAGAGCAGCATACAGGATATGGGAAAAGGTTATATAGGTATATCAATACCTGTTTGTAATGGTAAATATGCACCTTTAAGTGAAAATCAGCAGGTGACTGTAGTATATTATGATAAGAATAATTTATATGGTTTTAATGCCAATGTCATAGGCAGAAAAAAGGACAAAATACCAATTATATTGCTGAGTATGCCTGAAGATATAAAAAAAGTGCAGAGAAGGAAATTTTTTAGAGTAAATCTGTTAAAGGAAGTAGAATATTTAAAAGCTGACAAAAATATTTCAGATAGTACCTTCAATGAACTCATTAAAAATCCAAAGAATTTTAAAAAAGCACTGATGATAGATTTAAGCGGCGGAGGTCTTAGGTTAAAAACTAAGGAAGAAATCAAGTTAGGTGATAGATTTATAATAAAGATTCCACTGCAGCAGGAAGAGATTTTTGTAATAGATGATTGTGTAAGGGTATATAAGGATACAGATAGTAATTTATATGTTTCAGGCTTTTCTTTTGTAAATATTGATACAAAAGTACAGGATAAGATCATAGCTTATTTGTTTTGGATAATGCGTGAACAGATGAAAAAAATTTAAGGCGGTGATTGGTATTATGGCCATGAGGAGAACTTCTGATACCAAAGAAGCAGTAGTTAAAAAATATATTCCCTTAGTAAAGTATATAGCATCCAGAGTTATAATAGGTAAAAATAAATATGTAGAATACGAAGACCTTGTAGGATATGGAATGGTAGGTCTGATGGATGCCATAAATAAATTTGATAATAGCAAGGGAATGAAGTTTTCCAGCTATGCTTCTATCAGAATAAAGGGAGCTATGATAGATGAACTGAGAAAAAACAGTCCTATATCCAAAGGTGCTATGGATAAATTAAATAAATACAATCAAATAATTGAAATGCTGCAAAAGGAGTTATTAAGGGAACCTACTTATGAAGAAATAGCAGAGGCTTTTGGAGGAACTATAGGAGAGATAGCAGAGGTGGAAAATTATATAAATTATATGTCCGTAACTTCTCTTGAAAATTTAGTTTTTTCAGAGGAGGATGATATGCCTGTAATTTCTACTATAGAAGATAAAAATAGTCCAAGTCCAGAAAAGACCTTGGAGGAAAAAGAACAGATAGAATTTTTGGCAAAGGCATTGGATATATTGAATGAGAAAGATAAAACCGTACTTTCACTATATTACTATGAAGGCTTAACTTTAAAGGAAATAGGCAAGGTTTTATCTGTATCGGAATCAAGAGTTTGTCAGCTTCATTCAAGAGCCATAGTACACTTAAGACAAGCTTTGAAAAAACTGAAATATGAATAATAAAGCGGGGTTAATTTAATATGACTACGGTATTACTATTAATCATAGGAATTTTATTAATAGGTGTAAATATTAGAGCTATGAGAAAGGATAAAAGTAGTTTTAAAAATGCTTTTGATAATGCTTCAACTAATATTAAAGATTACGATTTAGAGATTGGAAAGTTACGAAAAGAATTTGCAGAGACAATAATGGAACTTCAGAATGAAATAGAGAATTTAAAGGATAGATTGGAAGAAAAATCAGATATACAGAAAGATAATGTACATAATTTTAAAATAGATAATTCTTTGGAAAGCAGTCTTTTGGAAAATAATAAATTAGATGTAATAGAAATTCAAAGTACTGAAAATGGTGCTGTAGAAGAGAAAAAAATAGATTATAAAGAGAATTACGCTACTCAAAATGCATACTTAGATAATAGAGAAATAAACAATGTTAAAATTGATGATATAGAAAGACTTATGAAGGAAGGGCTATCCATAGACAGCATATCGGAAAAGCTTGGAATAGGTAAGGGGGAGATATTATTAATAAAAAAATTATACATAAAGTAAAAGTTTTTATAGAATTTCTTTCAGATAGAAAAGTTCTTGCGGGTATGGGAATAGGGATGATTATAGCTACCTGTTTTATGATTACTGCAAAATCAGCGGTAACACTTAGCAGAGCTGAAATTGAGAGTAAGGCCTTCTCCTATGGAATGAAATATCCTCAGGATATGAAAGTGATAAATGATAAGGATGTGAAAAAATGATAAGAAGTTTATATACAACTATTTCAGGAATGATTACTCAGCAGGCTAAGCAGGATGTTATAACAAATAATATGTCAAATGCCAACACTGTAGGTTTTAAGGGAGATAATCTTGCCATAAGAAAGTTTAATGATGTACTTATTCAAAACCAAAGCAAAATATATAATGGAGTAAATTACACTCAGACTATAGGAAATTTAAGTTTTGGAAGCAGAATTGATGAAACTGCTACAGATTTTACTCAGGGCAATATAGAAAGCACTGATTCAGATACGGATTTTGCTATTGACGGTAGGGGGTTTTTCACAGTCAGCAGGGACAATGGAACAACAGCACAGAATTATTATACCAGAGATGGACATTTCCATGTGAATATGCAGGGATATCTGGTTAATGATTCTGGAGATTATGTCATGGGAAGAAATATTAACAGCGGCAATGTGGAGAGAATTAATGTGGGCAATGGGAAGATTACCAGCGATATCTATGGCAATATAAATATAGATGGAACTCCTGCCTATGCATTTCAAACGGTGGATTTTAACAATTATAATACGCTTAAAAAAGTAGGAGATAATCTGTATCAAGGAGAAAACCCAATAGCTAATAACAATATATTTGTAAAACAAAAATCGCTGGAAGAGTCAAATATAAATCCTGTAAATGAAATGGTAAATATGATGTCTACCATGAGGACCTTTGAAACACAGCAAAAAATAGTGCAATCCATAGATCAGACTTTGGGACAAGCTATTGATGTAGGTACTGTTAGATGATATGAGAGGTGAATAGAATGGATAGATTAATGTGGACCAGTAGAAGTGCTATGAATGCACAGCAGCAAAAACTGGATGCTATATCAAATAATATAGCAAATGTAAATACCAATGGGTACAAAGCGGAGAAAGTTGAGTTTAGTGATTTATTATATGAAAATTTCACAAGATTAGGTTATCCTACAAATACTAATAATGCCAATGGTATTAACAGTGTTCCTCAGAATGGTACTGGAGTAAAAACTACTGATTGGATAAGAGATAATACTCAGGGAAGTTTGACTGAAACTAGCCAAGAAACGGATCTAGCACTGGATGGCAGCGGATATTTTAGAGTTATTCGTCCTGATGGATCAGCTGCTTATGAGAGAAGCAGTGATTTTAATTTAGATGTAAATGGAAGATTGGTGGACAGTAATGGAAATATACTCGAAATAAATTTTACCAATGGAAATACACCGCTTACAAAAGGGAATTTTATGATTTCTCAAGATGGAACTTTAAGTGTAAAAGAAGCTAATGGAGCTTTCCAAGCTGTGGGAAATATAAATGTATATGATGCTGTAGGTGAGGAGCCATTTATTTCTGTAGGAAATAATCTATATGTTCCAAAGCCTGGTGCACAGATCTTCACTGCTAACAATACCAATATAATGCAGGGATATACTGAAAATTCTAATGTGGATATTGCAAAAGAAATGGTAGATATGATTGCAGCTCAGAGGGCTTTTCAGCTTAATACTAAAAGCTTGACTACCGCAGATGAAATGTGGGGCATGGTGAATAATTTGAGGTCTAGATAGATATTAAATAAAGATTAAAAATAACCTTTTTAAGATGCAGTATTAATCTTAAAAAGGTTATTTTTAACTAATCTAAATTTTCAATTGTACTTGTAAGTGGTGGTATAACCTGTTTCTTTCTTGAAAGTACTCCTGGAGCATAAGCACAATTGTCAACTAATTCAACTCCAAAGGCCTTTGAAACAATATCTTTATTTGGGCCTACGGCAATAAGCTTAGATCCGCCTTTTAATATATCTGTTAGGAGAAGCAAAAGTATGTTGAAATTTTCGTCTTTAGCTTTACCTTCCATGTAATCTATCATTTCTGATTTCATAGGTTCAAAGCCTTCAAGATCCATAGTTCCAACCTGAGATACACCTATTTTGTAATCTGATAAGTGGAAAACCTTGTAGTCCTGGTTGAATATTTCACTTACAGTTTTACCTTCCAGAGAAGTACCTGCCTTAAACATTTCAGTTGCAAAGTCTTCAGGGTCGATTTCAGCTATTTTAGCCAATTTAGCAAGTATCTCTCTATCCACATCAGTAGTAGTTGGAGATCTGAATAATAGAGTATCAGATATTATAGCTCCGCATAGAAGACCTGCAATTTCCTTTGAAGGTGTTATACCATTTTCAAAGAAGATAGAACCAATTATAGTACAAGAACTTCCTACAGGCTGATTTCTGAAATATATAGGTGAACCTGTCTGTATATCTGCAAGTCTATGGTGATCTATAATTTCGATTATTTCTGCATCTTCAAGACCATCTATTGTTTGAGATTTTTCATTGTGATCTACCAGTATAAGTTTCTTTTTATCTTTTGCTATAAGATGATAACGTGAAATTGTACCTGCTACTCTATTGGATTCATCAAGTACAGGATAACTTCTGTATCTTGTTTTTATCATTGAATCTTTTACTTCATCAACATAGTCATCGGTATTGAAAGTGATAATATCTGAATCATTAAGTATGTAACTTACAGGAATACTTTGAACTATAAGTCTAGTTGTAGTAAAGGAATCATAAGGAGTTAAGATGATTGAAGTACCGGATTTTTTTGCCTTTTCAATTATTTTTTCATCTACAACATGATTTCCCGCTACTATCATGAGAGAAGCTTTTGCTTCTACAATGATGGATTGAGTATCTTTTCTATCTCCGCAGATTACTATATCACCCTCATTGATATATTCTTCAGCGCTTACTGGAAGCATTGCTGCAACTACAATTTTACCAGGAAAACTAGAAGTATTTTTACTTAAGTAAATTGCTCTTGCAGATAATGTATCAAGTATATTGTCTATTTTAGTTTTAGATTTTGCAAGAATATTATCATCCCAATTGTCAATATAAGTAGATACTAAATTTGAAACTGAGGCAAGACCCTTTAATTTTCCCTGTTCGTCAACTACAGGCAGGGATTTTACTTTATTTTCTTTCATAAGAGACCAAGCTTTTTTTAGAGAAATATCAGGAGATATTGGCGAAATATTGTCAAAAGTAAGATCTGAAACCTGAAGTTTCATAGTAGTTTTAAGTTGTGGTTCTTTTACTCCAAAGTAATCTAGAATAAATTTAGTTTCTCTGCTGATTTCTCCAAGTCTTAGAGGTACTGCCTCTATTTTACCTGTCTTATTTTTAAAATCTGAATATGCTATAGCGGCACATATGGAATCTGAGTCTGGATTTTTATGCCCTGTTACGTAAATTACATCTTTCATAAATGCTTGTTACCAAAAGGTTATGTATTTTGGCAACTCCCTCCTTTGTTCTTCATTTAATTGTATATTTATTATTAAAATTATAAGATAAATCAATAAAGCTGTTTTGAAGTCTTTAAAATCCTCAAGACTTAGTAATATGAGCTATTGTTACAATTTACCTTACTATATTTTATAATTTACCTCTATAAAAGTAAAGTAAAAGAATTAAATTTTTTTCATAAAGCTTATAGGTATTCACATATATTATTTATATAGAAATGGACAAGGGTAAAGGTATATAGCTGAAAAATAAGTAATAAATAAGCAATGCTTGAAAGCTAATAACTAAGGCAGGAGGAAAGAAAATGATTAATGAAAAGGAAATCTATAATGGACTTAGGAGTAAGGAGGTGGAAGACAGACTAAAAAAATATGGATTAAATATACTGGAAAAGAAGAAGACTATATCTGCTTTCAGTATATTTTTATCTCAATTTAATGATTTTATAACTTGGGTTCTGATAGGAGCTACAGTTATATCTGGAATAATGGGAGAAAAAGCAGATGCCATAACTATAATAGTCATAATTGTTATGAATGCAATTTTAGGGTTTATTCAGGAATTTAGAACAGAAAAATCTCTTGAAGCCTTGAAAAATATGGCGTCACCAACTGCAAAGGTAATGAGAGATGGAGATATTCAAGTAATAAATGCAGAAAATCTTGTGCCTGGTGATTTAATCATAATAGAGAGTGGTGATAGAATACCGGCAGATGCTATTATTGTACAGGCATCCAATGTAAAGGTTGATGAATCACTTCTCACAGGGGAATCTATTGGAGTAGAAAAGACTGATAGTAATGAAAATAACAACATATATATGGGCTCTATTGTACTTACTGGCAAGGGCGAAGCCAGAGTTATTGAAACAGGTATGAATACAGAAATGGGTAAAATAGCAAATTTACTCCAAAATATAGATGAAGATAAGACCCCTTTAAAAGAAAAATTATCTTCTTTGGGAAAAGTGCTGGTTGTACTGTGTATAGCTATATGTATAATAGTTACAGCCCTTGGAATTATAAGAGGGCAGGATAAATACCAGATGTTTCTACTTGGAGTTAGTCTTGCAGTAGCAGCTATACCAGAAGGATTACCAGCTATAGTAACAGTAGCTTTAGCTTTAGGGGTATCAAGAATGCTTAAGAGAAACTCTCTTATAAGAAAACTTCCTGCAGTAGAAACTCTAGGTTGTACCTCTATAATATGCAGTGATAAAACTGGTACACTAACGCAGAATATGATGACTGTAAAATCTATGTATTACAATGGAAAAATGTATAGTGAGAACTCTTTTAATGAGAGAGTGTTGACTCCATTAAAAAAGGTGTTTACTTATTGTAATGATAGTGATTTAAATAATAAAGAAAAAGATATAAGTAAAGCTCTTATGGGAGACCCTACAGAGACAGCTTTAATTAAGGCATTTTTTAGTAGTGCAGATGAACTGAAGAGATTTTTAAATAAGGTTAATAGAATCAGTGAAATACCTTTTGATTCCAATAGAAAGATGATGTCTGTAATTTTAAATGATAGAGGCAATAAGATTTCATATGTAAAAGGAGCACCTGAGAGGATTATTGAAAGATGCAAGTATATATTTATAGATGGTGAAGTAAAATTGTTTACCAATAGTTACAAGAGTAAAGTTCAAGCAGCAGTGGATACTATGGCAAATAGGGCCCTAAGGTGTATTGGCGCTGCCTATAAAGATAAAGGTATTATTACCCAGAATAATCAGGAGAAAGATCTTGTCTTTTTAGGTCTGGCGGGCATGATTGATCCTCCAAGACAGGAAGTTAAACCAGCAGTATTGAAGTGCAAAGAAGCTGGGATAAAGCCGATAATGATAACGGGAGATCATAAGAATACGGCCTTTGCCATTGGTAAAGAACTAGATATATGCAGCCATATATCAGAAGTTATAACTGGTGAGGAGCTGGATAGACTAAATGACAAGAAACTGGCAGAGGCAATAAATAAAGTTAAAATATTTGCAAGGGTTAGTCCTGAACATAAACTTAGAATAGTAAAGGCCTTTAAAAAGAAAAATAAAATAGTAGCCATGACGGGAGATGGAGTAAATGATGCTCCTGCAGTTAAAGAAGCAGATATAGGTATATCTATGGGCATATCTGGAACTGATGTTACGAAAGAAGCAAGCTCCATGATACTTTTGGATGATAACTTTACAACTATTGTATCTGCAGTTGAAGAGGGGAGAGTAATATACAATAATATAAGGAAGTTCATAAGATATCTTTTATCCTGTAACTTAGGAGAGGTTATAACCATGTTTTTGGCATCACTGCTTTATTTGGATACTCCTTTGCTACCTATACAGATATTACTGGTGAATTTGGCAACAGATGGACTACCAGCTATAGCATTAGGGGTAGATCCACCAGATAAAGATGTAATGTATGAGATGCCGAGAGATAAAAATGAAAGTATATTTGCAAGGGGACTGAAGGAAAAGATAATTATAAGAGGAAGCCTTATAGGTGTTTGTACGGTACTAGCTTTTCTATCAGGCAGGTTTTTTCATATGAGTCTTGAAACCTCTAGAACCGTAGCTCTTGGAACCCTTATAATGTCTCAGCTGATACATGTATTTGAATGCAGGTCAGAAAAGCATTCAATATTTGAAATAAAATTATTTACAAATATATATCTGGTGGGAGCTGTAGCCATATCAATAATAATGTTAATAGTAGTTATATATGTACCATTTTTCGGAACAATTTTTCATACAAATCCTTTAAATATAGGTCAATGGCTTATAGTAATGTTTTTCTCGGGTATTATAGCAATGATTAATAGTCTTTATTTGTTTTTCAATAAAAACTAAATGTTGTATCAAGAGAAATAAATATTCATTGAAGCAAGTTCTTAATTCAGGTGGGGATTCTTTTACCCCATCTTGAATTTTAGAACTGCAAATGCATGGCCTACTTGGCGTCGAACTCCCACCTGAAGAAAAGTAGACAAAACAAAATTTATTTTGTATTTGGTCGCTTTAACAGAGTGCAAGCAGAGAACCAAAATCTTTTTTTTGATTTTGTGTGAGGGCTGTACAGAGTGCGTGGGAGACTTACGCCAAGTTAGTCAGGTTAAAATAGTAAGTATAATAAACAAGAAGTTATCTTATAATGCATATATACATTGTAAAATAGCTTCTTTTATTTTAAAAATCAATGATGCCATATGATATAAATTTATATTCCTTAAATATTAACTGAATTATCCATAAAAATGCCTTTATTATAGTATAAATTACAACTGGACAATTATATATCATATGTAGGGAATCACTTATACCTTCTAATCTGCCTAACGGTTTTTGGTGTGTTGCCTTCAATTTTTACCAAATCTTTTTTTGTGGTCATATTTCTGATATTCATAACTTCTACAGTTTCTCCATTTCCTTTGCCTCGTGGCCCCTTTACTCCCTGTACAATTAGAAGATTACCTTGATTTATAGTCATAAACTCCGGCCTTTTAAACCATTTATTTCTCTTATAAGTACATTTTGTAATATTTTTGCTCCTATCGGGTTTTATAATTAAAGTAACTATTAGCTTATGGAAAATCCATAAAATCGATTTCTCTTCAAGCTTAACAGATATTACCTTACCTTGTACCTGTGTAAGTCTATCTCCATATTTTTTTAGATAAGATTTTGTATAATAATCTTGTATTTTTTCTTTAAAACCCATTCTTATGACTCCTTTTAATAGTATATTTTATATAATAATATTTACATACAATAATAATTACAATTATATCATAACATATACCTTTTTTAAATATATATTATGAACTGTACAGTGATTATCATTAGCACTTTTATGGATAACTATGTAAAGCATATCAATAAAATTGAACTATTGCTTTTTTTTAGTGGATAGTATATTTTGTTTATATAGATAAAAATATTCGCAAAAATATCATTGATAATTTAATAAATTAATATTAAATATTAAAAAATTATACTAAAGTAACTTTAAAGGAAGTGATTTAATTGAAAATGCTTACCCAACATACCAAATTGGTTAATGAATGGCTTGAGCGATATGGGGTTAAATTTGGTATTTACAAAAATGATAAATTTATTGAACAGCTGTTTCCCTTTGATGCAATACCTAGAATTATTGAGGCAGATAAATTTGCTCTTCTGGAAAAAGGATTAATTCAACGAGTGTGTGCTCTTAATTTATTTTTAAAAGATATTTATTCTAATAGATGTATTTTGAGAGATAAAATAATACCGGAGGAATTTGTGTATTCCTCTAAAGGATTTTTTGCTGAATGCTGTGGTATTACTCCACCAAAAGGTATATATTCTCATGTTGCCGGTATAGATCTTGTAGAAGCTAAGGATGGATGGTATGTATTGGAGGACAATTTGCGTATTCCTTCGGGGGCTTCTTATCCTATGATTGCAAGAGAAATTACAAGGAGTATAAGTCCTGAAACCTTTGAAAAGAACAAG
This genomic window from Clostridium pasteurianum DSM 525 = ATCC 6013 contains:
- a CDS encoding putative manganese-dependent inorganic diphosphatase; this encodes MKDVIYVTGHKNPDSDSICAAIAYSDFKNKTGKIEAVPLRLGEISRETKFILDYFGVKEPQLKTTMKLQVSDLTFDNISPISPDISLKKAWSLMKENKVKSLPVVDEQGKLKGLASVSNLVSTYIDNWDDNILAKSKTKIDNILDTLSARAIYLSKNTSSFPGKIVVAAMLPVSAEEYINEGDIVICGDRKDTQSIIVEAKASLMIVAGNHVVDEKIIEKAKKSGTSIILTPYDSFTTTRLIVQSIPVSYILNDSDIITFNTDDYVDEVKDSMIKTRYRSYPVLDESNRVAGTISRYHLIAKDKKKLILVDHNEKSQTIDGLEDAEIIEIIDHHRLADIQTGSPIYFRNQPVGSSCTIIGSIFFENGITPSKEIAGLLCGAIISDTLLFRSPTTTDVDREILAKLAKIAEIDPEDFATEMFKAGTSLEGKTVSEIFNQDYKVFHLSDYKIGVSQVGTMDLEGFEPMKSEMIDYMEGKAKDENFNILLLLLTDILKGGSKLIAVGPNKDIVSKAFGVELVDNCAYAPGVLSRKKQVIPPLTSTIENLD
- a CDS encoding calcium-translocating P-type ATPase, PMCA-type, coding for MINEKEIYNGLRSKEVEDRLKKYGLNILEKKKTISAFSIFLSQFNDFITWVLIGATVISGIMGEKADAITIIVIIVMNAILGFIQEFRTEKSLEALKNMASPTAKVMRDGDIQVINAENLVPGDLIIIESGDRIPADAIIVQASNVKVDESLLTGESIGVEKTDSNENNNIYMGSIVLTGKGEARVIETGMNTEMGKIANLLQNIDEDKTPLKEKLSSLGKVLVVLCIAICIIVTALGIIRGQDKYQMFLLGVSLAVAAIPEGLPAIVTVALALGVSRMLKRNSLIRKLPAVETLGCTSIICSDKTGTLTQNMMTVKSMYYNGKMYSENSFNERVLTPLKKVFTYCNDSDLNNKEKDISKALMGDPTETALIKAFFSSADELKRFLNKVNRISEIPFDSNRKMMSVILNDRGNKISYVKGAPERIIERCKYIFIDGEVKLFTNSYKSKVQAAVDTMANRALRCIGAAYKDKGIITQNNQEKDLVFLGLAGMIDPPRQEVKPAVLKCKEAGIKPIMITGDHKNTAFAIGKELDICSHISEVITGEELDRLNDKKLAEAINKVKIFARVSPEHKLRIVKAFKKKNKIVAMTGDGVNDAPAVKEADIGISMGISGTDVTKEASSMILLDDNFTTIVSAVEEGRVIYNNIRKFIRYLLSCNLGEVITMFLASLLYLDTPLLPIQILLVNLATDGLPAIALGVDPPDKDVMYEMPRDKNESIFARGLKEKIIIRGSLIGVCTVLAFLSGRFFHMSLETSRTVALGTLIMSQLIHVFECRSEKHSIFEIKLFTNIYLVGAVAISIIMLIVVIYVPFFGTIFHTNPLNIGQWLIVMFFSGIIAMINSLYLFFNKN